The following proteins come from a genomic window of Campylobacter coli 76339:
- a CDS encoding Methyl-accepting chemotaxis signal transduction protein, which translates to ALGDEIVKMLKQSSDFANHLASESSKLQSAVQNLTSSSNSQAASLEETAAALEEITSSMQNVSVKTSDVITQSEEIKNVTGIIGDIADQINLLALNAAIEAARAGEHGRGFAVVADEVRKLAERTQKSLSEIEANTNLLVQSINDMAESIKEQTAGITQINESVAQIDQTTKDNVEIANESAIISNTVSDIANNILEDVRKKRF; encoded by the coding sequence GCTTTAGGGGATGAAATTGTTAAGATGTTAAAACAAAGTTCTGACTTTGCTAATCACTTAGCCAGTGAAAGTTCTAAACTTCAAAGTGCAGTTCAAAACCTTACTTCATCTTCTAATTCTCAAGCAGCTTCTTTAGAAGAAACTGCAGCTGCTTTAGAAGAGATTACTTCTTCTATGCAAAATGTTTCTGTAAAAACTAGTGATGTAATCACTCAATCTGAAGAGATTAAGAATGTTACAGGTATTATTGGAGATATTGCAGATCAAATCAATCTTCTAGCATTAAATGCTGCTATTGAAGCTGCAAGAGCAGGAGAACATGGTAGAGGATTTGCAGTTGTTGCAGATGAAGTTAGAAAACTAGCTGAAAGAACTCAAAAGTCTTTATCTGAAATAGAAGCTAATACTAATTTATTGGTTCAATCTATCAATGATATGGCAGAATCTATTAAAGAGCAAACTGCAGGTATTACTCAAATCAATGAGAGTGTAGCTCAAATTGATCAAACTACTAAGGATAATGTAGAGATTGCTAATGAGTCTGCTATTATTTCTAATACTGTAAGTGATATAGCTAATAATATACTTGAAGATGTTAGAAAGAAAAGGTTTTAA